A stretch of DNA from Oharaeibacter diazotrophicus:
TCTGCCTGATGTCGGCGGGCGGGGCGATCTCGAAGGAATGGTCGCCGAAGATCGGCGCCGCCGGCTGCGTCGTCATCGACAATTCGTCGGCTTGGCGCATGGACCCGGACGTGCCGCTGATCGTCCCCGAGGTCAACGCCGACGCCGTCGCCGGCTTCGCCAAGAAGAACATCATCGCCAACCCGAACTGCTCGACCGCGCAGCTCGTGGTGGCGCTGAAGCCGCTGCACGAGCGCGCCACCATCAAGCGCGTCGTCGTCGCCACCTACCAGTCCGTCTCCGGCGCCGGCAAGGACGCCATGGACGAGCTGTTCAGCCAGACCCGCGCCATCTTCGTCAACGATCCCGTGGAGCCGCAGAAGTTCCCGAAGCGGATCGCCTTCAACCTGATCCCCCAGATCGACGTGTTCATGGAGGACGGGTTCACGAAGGAAGAGTGGAAGATGACGGCCGAGACCAAGAAGATCCTCGACCCGAAGATCAAGCTGACGGCGACTTGCGTGCGCGTGCCGGTGTTCGTCTCGCACTCGGAAGCCGTCAACATCGAGTTCGAGAACCCGATCTCGGCCGACGAGGCCCGTTCGATCCTGCGCGAGGCGCCCGGCTGCCTCGTGGTCGACAAGCACGAGCCCGGCGGCTACGTCACGCCCTACGAGGCGACCGGCGAGGACGCGACCTACATCAGCCGCATCCGCGAGGACATCACGGTCGAGAACGGCCTGTCGATGTGGATCGTCGCCGACAACCTGCGCAAGGGCGCCGCGCTGAACGCCGTCCAGATCGCGGAGGTCCTGGTCAACCGCGGCCTGATCGGCGACCGCGCCGCCGCCTGACGCGGCGCGACGCGCGACGCTCTACGACTTTCGGTACGGGCGGTCCCTCGGGACCGCCCGTCGTCGTTTCGGCAGAGGGGATCGGCCCGGGACCGGAAAACGAAAGAGGCGGGCCCCCGCAAGGACCCGCCTCTCGTAGGTCGGTCGCTCGTCCGGCGGCTCAGCCGCCGGCGGCGCGGAAGATCTGGGGGCGGACGACCGTGTCGTCGGCCATCGGCTGCGGGGTCGAGAAGGGCAGGCCGAGGGTCTGCCAGACGTCGACCAGTGCTTCGGCGAGATGGTCGATCAGGCCGTCGTGGTGGAACGGCGTCGGCGTGATGCGCAGGCGCTCGGTGCCGCGCGGCACGGTCGGGTAGTTGATCGGCTGGATGTAGATGCCGTGCTTCTCGAGCAGGATGTCGGTGGCCTGCTTGCAAAGGTCGGGGTTGCCGACCAGCAGCGGGACGATGTGCGTCTCGGACGGCATCACCGGCAGGCCGCGCGCCTTCAGCACCGCCTTGGTGCGGGCGGACTGGCGCTGGTGCGCCTCGCGCTCGACCGAACTCTGCTTGAGGTGGCGGATCGAGGCGGTGGCGGCGGCGCAGAGGCCGGGCGGCAGCGCGGTGGTGAAGATGAAGCCCGGCGCGTAGGAGCGCACCGAGTCGACCACGGCGGCCTTGCCGGTGACGTAGCCGCCCATCACGCCGAAGCCCTTGGCGAGGGTGCCCTCGATGACGTCGATGCGGTCCATCACGCCGTCGCGCTCGCAGATGCCGGCGCCGCGCGGGCCGTACATGCCGACGGCGTGGACCTCGTCGATGTAGGTGAAGGCGTTGTACTTGTCGGCGAGGTCGGCGATCGCCTCGATCGGCGCGACGTCGCCGTCCATCGAGTAGACCGACTCG
This window harbors:
- a CDS encoding aspartate-semialdehyde dehydrogenase, whose product is MGYKVAVVGATGNVGREMLEILAERGFPADEVLAVASRRSQGTEVSYGDKTLKVKALETVDFSQYDICLMSAGGAISKEWSPKIGAAGCVVIDNSSAWRMDPDVPLIVPEVNADAVAGFAKKNIIANPNCSTAQLVVALKPLHERATIKRVVVATYQSVSGAGKDAMDELFSQTRAIFVNDPVEPQKFPKRIAFNLIPQIDVFMEDGFTKEEWKMTAETKKILDPKIKLTATCVRVPVFVSHSEAVNIEFENPISADEARSILREAPGCLVVDKHEPGGYVTPYEATGEDATYISRIREDITVENGLSMWIVADNLRKGAALNAVQIAEVLVNRGLIGDRAAA
- the hemA gene encoding 5-aminolevulinate synthase, encoding MDYDTFFDDAVRALQAEKRYRVFADLERIAGRFPVALWRREGDTREITVWCSNDYLGMGQHPSVIGAMCEAAQRMGAGAGGTRNISGTNHPLVELEAELADLHGKEAALIFTSGYISNEAAISTIAKLLPDCLILSDQLNHASMIHGVRSSGVAKQVWRHNDLGHLEDLLKAAGRERAKLVVFESVYSMDGDVAPIEAIADLADKYNAFTYIDEVHAVGMYGPRGAGICERDGVMDRIDVIEGTLAKGFGVMGGYVTGKAAVVDSVRSYAPGFIFTTALPPGLCAAATASIRHLKQSSVEREAHQRQSARTKAVLKARGLPVMPSETHIVPLLVGNPDLCKQATDILLEKHGIYIQPINYPTVPRGTERLRITPTPFHHDGLIDHLAEALVDVWQTLGLPFSTPQPMADDTVVRPQIFRAAGG